In Phaeobacter piscinae, one genomic interval encodes:
- a CDS encoding RNA polymerase factor sigma-32 codes for MALDTMIENPLPKRAMKAELLDAETELQLAYAWRDERDVQALHRLINAYMRLAISMASKFRRYGAPMNDLIQEAGLGLMKAADKFDPDRGVRFSTYAVWWIKASIQDYVMRNWSMVRTGSTSSQKSLFFNMRRVQAQLERQAQSEGSRLDQHQLHQQIATEIGVPLRDVQMMDGRLAGADFSLNAVQSAEEEGREWIEALEDDSAQAAELVEESHDTQQLRTWLVEAMQALNDRERFIITERKLRDKPRTLESLGTELGLSKERVRQLEAGAFQKMRKSLETCSREVQNFLL; via the coding sequence ATGGCACTTGATACCATGATCGAAAACCCGTTGCCCAAGCGGGCAATGAAGGCGGAATTGCTGGACGCGGAAACAGAGCTGCAACTGGCCTATGCTTGGCGGGATGAACGTGATGTGCAGGCGCTGCACCGCTTGATCAACGCCTATATGCGACTGGCCATTTCGATGGCGTCCAAATTCCGCCGCTACGGCGCACCTATGAACGACCTTATTCAGGAGGCGGGTCTGGGCCTGATGAAGGCGGCGGATAAGTTTGACCCGGATCGGGGTGTGCGGTTCTCCACCTATGCGGTCTGGTGGATCAAGGCCTCCATTCAGGACTATGTGATGCGCAACTGGTCGATGGTGCGGACCGGCTCGACCTCTTCGCAGAAATCGCTGTTCTTCAATATGCGCCGGGTGCAGGCTCAGCTGGAGCGTCAGGCCCAGTCGGAGGGCTCACGTCTGGATCAGCATCAGCTGCACCAGCAGATTGCCACCGAAATCGGCGTGCCGCTGCGGGATGTTCAGATGATGGACGGGCGGCTGGCGGGCGCGGATTTCTCGCTAAACGCTGTCCAGTCAGCCGAGGAAGAGGGGCGCGAGTGGATCGAGGCGCTGGAAGATGACAGCGCTCAGGCCGCCGAGCTGGTCGAGGAGAGCCATGACACTCAGCAACTGCGGACCTGGCTGGTGGAGGCGATGCAGGCGCTGAATGATCGCGAACGCTTCATCATTACGGAGCGCAAACTGCGGGACAAGCCCCGCACATTGGAGAGCCTCGGAACCGAGCTGGGCTTGTCCAAGGAGCGTGTTCGCCAGCTGGAGGCAGGCGCCTTCCAAAAGATGCGCAAATCGCTTGAAACCTGCTCACGGGAAGTTCAAAACTTCCTCCTATGA
- a CDS encoding ChaN family lipoprotein encodes MTNHSNFIDKGATHIGRAFFICAAALRPMALGGLVSAAAIIGTARADQSVSQTAQTATAATSVPDVVPRLTDADVVFLGEVHDNPAHHTAQAEIIAALAPAAVIWEMITPAQAAGLTPELLQDGPALAEALDWAQSGWPDFALYQPVFAAGHGAAQVGALVPRAETRRAMEQGVARFFGAEPAAYGLTEPLPEAEQAAREADQLANHCNAMPAEMLPVLVDLQRLRDAALARGVVTALDQLTDGIADQPRPQVVVITGNGHARLDRGAPVALRLARPDLKIVALGQSEGGQIDGVFDVLLDAPPVSRPDPCLAFQ; translated from the coding sequence ATGACAAACCATAGTAATTTTATCGACAAAGGCGCGACCCACATCGGACGCGCCTTTTTCATCTGCGCGGCGGCGCTGCGCCCCATGGCCCTCGGCGGCCTTGTCTCTGCCGCTGCAATCATCGGTACTGCCCGCGCAGATCAATCGGTCAGCCAGACCGCCCAGACAGCGACGGCAGCGACCTCCGTTCCCGACGTGGTGCCACGGCTCACGGATGCGGATGTGGTGTTTCTGGGAGAGGTGCATGACAATCCCGCCCACCATACAGCGCAGGCGGAGATTATCGCCGCGCTAGCGCCTGCCGCCGTGATTTGGGAAATGATCACCCCGGCGCAGGCTGCCGGTCTGACCCCGGAACTGTTACAGGATGGTCCTGCATTGGCGGAGGCGCTGGACTGGGCGCAGTCCGGCTGGCCGGATTTCGCACTCTACCAGCCGGTTTTTGCGGCGGGCCACGGGGCCGCGCAGGTTGGAGCCTTGGTGCCCCGCGCCGAGACCCGCCGCGCGATGGAGCAGGGGGTGGCGCGTTTTTTCGGCGCGGAGCCGGCCGCATATGGTTTGACCGAACCGCTGCCAGAGGCCGAACAGGCCGCGCGGGAGGCCGACCAGCTGGCAAATCACTGCAACGCAATGCCCGCAGAGATGCTGCCGGTTCTGGTCGACCTGCAACGGCTGCGGGATGCCGCACTGGCGCGTGGTGTTGTGACGGCGTTGGACCAGCTGACAGATGGGATCGCCGACCAACCGCGTCCGCAGGTGGTTGTCATCACCGGCAATGGCCATGCCCGGCTGGACCGAGGAGCGCCTGTGGCCTTGCGATTGGCCCGGCCTGATCTCAAAATTGTCGCCCTTGGCCAGTCGGAGGGCGGGCAAATCGACGGTGTGTTTGACGTGCTGCTGGATGCGCCGCCGGTTTCGCGGCCCGACCCCTGCCTTGCGTTCCAGTAA
- the coaBC gene encoding bifunctional phosphopantothenoylcysteine decarboxylase/phosphopantothenate--cysteine ligase CoaBC: MLANKRILLIIGGGIAAYKSLELIRRLQDQGAEVVPVLTKAGEEFVTPLSVSALAGQAVHRDLFDLTTEAEMGHIQLSRSADLLVVAPATADLMAKMANGHANDLASTLLLATDTPVLLAPAMNVRMWQHSATQRNLATLLADGITCVGPDEGGMACGEFGPGRLAEPDAIVAAIAAKLTDGPLKGRRVVLTSGPTHEPIDPVRYIANRSSGAQGTALARALRDLGAEVVFITGPASVAPPEGVEVVAIETAQEMADAVSAALPADAGVFAAAVADWRVTSASDRKLKKSKDGLPVMEFAENPDILKTVSHLKAGRPGLVVGFAAETNDVVDNATAKRLRKGCDWIVANDVSPATGIMGGSENAVILISDAGAESWPRMDKGAVARRLADRIAEALTDRG; encoded by the coding sequence ATGCTGGCGAACAAACGTATTCTCCTGATCATCGGTGGCGGAATTGCCGCCTATAAATCGCTGGAGCTGATCCGCCGTCTGCAGGATCAGGGCGCTGAGGTGGTGCCGGTTTTGACCAAGGCGGGCGAGGAATTTGTCACCCCCTTGTCGGTTTCTGCGCTGGCCGGGCAGGCGGTGCATCGCGATCTCTTTGATCTCACGACCGAGGCTGAGATGGGCCATATCCAACTGTCGCGCAGTGCGGATCTTCTGGTGGTGGCCCCGGCGACGGCGGACCTGATGGCCAAGATGGCCAATGGTCACGCCAATGATCTGGCCTCCACCCTGCTGCTGGCGACAGATACGCCGGTGCTGCTGGCGCCTGCGATGAATGTCCGCATGTGGCAGCACTCCGCAACGCAGCGCAATCTGGCCACACTGCTGGCGGATGGCATCACCTGCGTCGGCCCCGATGAGGGCGGCATGGCCTGCGGTGAATTTGGCCCAGGTCGTCTGGCTGAACCGGACGCGATTGTTGCCGCCATTGCCGCCAAACTCACCGACGGGCCGCTGAAGGGACGCCGCGTTGTCCTGACCTCCGGCCCCACCCATGAGCCGATCGATCCGGTGCGCTATATCGCCAACCGCTCCTCCGGGGCGCAGGGGACTGCGCTGGCCCGTGCTCTGCGCGATCTGGGCGCTGAGGTGGTCTTCATCACGGGCCCGGCCAGCGTCGCGCCGCCCGAGGGGGTGGAGGTGGTGGCCATTGAAACCGCGCAAGAGATGGCTGACGCGGTGTCCGCCGCCCTGCCTGCGGATGCCGGTGTCTTTGCCGCAGCGGTGGCCGACTGGCGCGTCACCAGCGCCTCGGACCGCAAGCTGAAAAAATCAAAGGACGGGCTGCCGGTGATGGAATTTGCCGAAAACCCCGACATCCTCAAAACCGTGTCGCATCTGAAAGCAGGACGACCGGGGCTGGTTGTGGGCTTTGCCGCAGAAACCAATGACGTGGTGGATAACGCCACCGCCAAACGCCTGCGCAAGGGCTGCGACTGGATTGTGGCCAATGACGTCTCCCCGGCGACGGGCATCATGGGTGGCAGCGAAAACGCGGTGATCCTGATCTCCGATGCAGGCGCCGAAAGCTGGCCGCGCATGGACAAGGGCGCAGTCGCGCGCCGGTTGGCCGATCGCATTGCAGAGGCGCTGACCGATAGGGGCTGA
- the dut gene encoding dUTP diphosphatase: MVEIRITYDEGADRDVPLPAYQTAEAAGADLRANLPDRARLTLVPGARALVPTGLRLEIPEGYEVQIRPRSGLALKHGITLPNAPGTVDSDYRGPLGVIVMNAGDAPFEIAHGDRIAQMVVAPVLQARFQLVNSLSDSARGSGGFGSTGQH, translated from the coding sequence ATGGTCGAGATCCGCATTACATATGACGAGGGCGCAGACAGGGATGTGCCGCTGCCCGCTTATCAGACGGCCGAAGCCGCAGGTGCCGATCTGCGCGCCAATCTGCCGGATCGTGCGCGCCTGACTCTTGTCCCCGGTGCCCGCGCGCTGGTGCCGACCGGGCTGCGGCTGGAAATCCCGGAAGGGTACGAGGTGCAGATCCGTCCCCGCTCCGGCCTAGCGCTGAAACATGGCATCACCCTGCCCAACGCGCCCGGCACCGTCGATAGCGATTATCGCGGCCCGCTGGGGGTGATTGTGATGAACGCAGGTGATGCCCCGTTTGAGATCGCACATGGCGACCGCATCGCGCAGATGGTGGTGGCGCCGGTACTGCAGGCGCGATTTCAACTGGTCAACAGCCTGAGCGACAGCGCGCGCGGCAGCGGTGGCTTTGGCTCCACGGGGCAGCACTGA